In Chromatiaceae bacterium, a single genomic region encodes these proteins:
- a CDS encoding OmpA family protein, with product MAACRSEATGAALSGRFSILLGVIGLLAGPAHAVDPCEILIEQSNAQLDAMRRHTESIQESVQRLNEALIQAEQRNAEQTRQIERLEAELRAQRARGPEQFEHQQREFFRALRRQLPVSSLYEVLPDRLIVANDPVFVFGTGELGAEGQERLAHLVDTLRGLVSQLPPESPWRLRIEGHSDSRPLRSNRRFASNWELSSARAVSMLKFLVERGLPEDRLSAVGLADTQLRDPGDSSAAHRRNRRIELHLVFAATGNE from the coding sequence GTGGCGGCCTGCCGTTCTGAGGCTACCGGTGCGGCGCTGTCCGGCCGGTTTTCAATACTCCTGGGGGTGATCGGCCTGCTGGCCGGGCCGGCGCATGCCGTCGATCCCTGTGAGATCCTGATCGAGCAGAGCAACGCGCAGCTCGACGCGATGCGCCGGCATACCGAGTCGATCCAGGAAAGCGTGCAGCGCCTGAACGAGGCGTTGATCCAGGCGGAACAGCGCAATGCCGAACAGACCCGCCAGATCGAACGCCTCGAGGCCGAGCTGCGCGCCCAGCGTGCGCGAGGTCCGGAGCAGTTCGAGCACCAGCAGCGCGAGTTCTTCCGTGCCCTGCGCCGTCAGCTGCCGGTGTCGTCGCTTTACGAGGTATTGCCGGACCGTCTGATCGTCGCCAATGACCCGGTATTCGTGTTCGGTACCGGCGAACTGGGTGCGGAAGGCCAGGAGCGCCTGGCGCATCTGGTCGATACGCTGCGCGGGCTGGTCTCGCAACTGCCGCCGGAGTCACCCTGGCGGCTGCGCATCGAGGGCCACAGCGACAGCCGCCCGCTGCGCAGCAACCGGCGGTTCGCGAGCAACTGGGAGCTGTCGTCGGCCCGTGCGGTCAGTATGTTGAAGTTTCTGGTCGAGCGCGGCCTGCCGGAAGACCGGTTGTCGGCGGTGGGACTCGCGGATACCCAGCTGCGGGACCCGGGCGACAGCTCCGCCGCGCATCGGCGCAATCGACGTATCGAGCTACACCTGGTGTTTGCCGCGACCGGCAACGAGTAA
- a CDS encoding DUF2452 domain-containing protein, with translation MTGNSQDTSEPADHRDDRPLRHDGPAHSAPYPVSRLAPRFDLVDLAREIETADQMINARLGGQMAVIAEQVKALQAQARAILAQARSDQQLNRARCAFRRIPGRVYHLYQAEDGGLVFSMLSPDDWRGQPPQRFIGSYRLQTDMSWTAADTPAEAESGVDQLARLLGAATGDRGDTG, from the coding sequence ATGACCGGCAACAGTCAGGATACCAGCGAGCCTGCGGACCATCGCGACGACCGTCCGTTGCGCCATGACGGACCCGCGCACAGCGCACCCTATCCTGTCAGCCGGCTGGCGCCGCGTTTCGATCTGGTCGATCTGGCCCGCGAGATCGAAACCGCCGATCAGATGATCAACGCTCGCCTGGGTGGGCAAATGGCGGTGATCGCCGAGCAGGTCAAGGCGCTACAGGCCCAGGCGCGCGCCATCCTGGCTCAGGCCCGCTCGGACCAGCAGCTGAACCGCGCGCGTTGCGCCTTCCGGCGGATTCCCGGCCGCGTCTACCACCTGTATCAGGCGGAAGACGGCGGCCTGGTGTTCTCGATGCTGTCGCCGGACGACTGGCGCGGCCAACCGCCGCAGCGCTTCATCGGTTCCTACCGTCTGCAAACCGACATGAGTTGGACAGCCGCAGACACCCCGGCCGAGGCCGAAAGCGGTGTCGATCAGCTCGCCCGGCTGCTCGGGGCAGCGACCGGCGATCGCGGCGACACCGGCTGA
- a CDS encoding glutathione S-transferase family protein, whose amino-acid sequence MELVLYYQPGTRALRVRWVLEELALPYRLERIDLRKGEGNTRAYRAIHPLGQLPALQVDGEVMIESGAIVHWLAETHPEQGLAPPPGTPARRAFDQWMYFAVSTLEDPAWEIILHRDILPERHAVKAIVPFAERRLRQVLDVLESALTGRQYLVEDRFGAADIMVGYILMWFADECATRPALHGYVERLAQRPAYLRARND is encoded by the coding sequence ATGGAGCTCGTCCTGTATTACCAGCCCGGAACCCGGGCGCTTCGGGTACGCTGGGTGCTCGAGGAACTGGCGCTGCCGTACCGACTCGAACGCATCGACCTGCGCAAGGGAGAGGGCAACACCCGCGCCTACCGGGCGATCCACCCACTGGGCCAGCTGCCGGCGCTGCAGGTCGACGGCGAGGTGATGATCGAAAGCGGCGCGATCGTTCACTGGCTGGCCGAGACGCACCCTGAGCAGGGGCTGGCGCCGCCGCCGGGAACACCGGCGCGGCGGGCGTTCGATCAGTGGATGTACTTTGCGGTGAGCACCCTGGAGGATCCGGCCTGGGAGATTATCCTGCATCGCGACATCCTGCCGGAGAGGCACGCGGTGAAAGCGATCGTGCCGTTCGCCGAACGCCGCCTGCGCCAGGTGCTCGACGTGCTCGAGTCTGCGCTGACCGGTCGCCAATACCTGGTCGAAGACCGCTTCGGTGCGGCCGACATCATGGTCGGTTACATCCTGATGTGGTTTGCCGATGAATGCGCCACGCGGCCGGCGCTGCACGGTTACGTCGAGCGGCTCGCGCAGCGTCCCGCGTATCTGCGCGCGCGCAACGACTGA
- the rplS gene encoding 50S ribosomal protein L19, which yields MSNIIQELEQEQMGKQLPDFGPGDTVVVQVKVVEGQRERLQAFEGICIAKRNRGLNSSFTVRKISHGEGVERVFQSYSPSVAEVQVKRRGDVRRAKLYYLRGLTGKAARIKEKIKSSS from the coding sequence ATGAGCAACATCATCCAGGAACTCGAACAAGAACAGATGGGCAAGCAACTGCCGGATTTCGGTCCTGGCGATACCGTCGTGGTGCAGGTCAAAGTGGTCGAAGGGCAGCGCGAGCGTCTGCAGGCGTTCGAAGGGATCTGCATCGCCAAACGCAACCGCGGCCTGAACTCGTCGTTCACGGTGCGCAAGATCTCGCATGGCGAGGGCGTGGAGCGCGTGTTCCAGTCGTACAGCCCGAGCGTTGCCGAGGTCCAGGTGAAGCGCCGCGGCGACGTGCGTCGCGCCAAGCTGTACTACCTGCGTGGCCTGACCGGCAAGGCGGCACGTATCAAGGAGAAGATCAAGTCGTCTTCTTGA
- the fliD gene encoding flagellar filament capping protein FliD encodes MAITAAGVGSGLDIENIVSQLMSLERRPLVALQQKTNATQTSISSFGNLKSAISSFQDKMQELGSLDAFRKFAVTSSNEEALTASADGDAAAGIYSIDVLRLAQNHKQGSNELNETATVGGGAGDSLTLTVGTGSSTIDLSSARTLTSLRDAINSAADNPGVTATILNTGNGNQRLIVTADESGYDGRVQLSYSSSAIETALGFATTNRDELGDPIGDLAQLDAAYRVDGFDLTASSNRVSDAIDGLTLELKGIGSSTLALERDNEAIEESAKSFVEAYNALLDTINDLRGDELAGDSLLPGIARALRGVLNTAPVGLSGEFSALSQVGIRTNAQSGRLEIDSDDFADALDNDFSAVAQLFANDDQGFAFRFDAMADYYLGTDSPIDSRVDGLNARVRRLGNEESSLEFRLERKEAALRAQYASLDSLIGGLQSTSTFLLQNFFT; translated from the coding sequence ATGGCGATTACCGCAGCGGGCGTCGGGTCTGGACTCGACATCGAAAACATCGTCTCGCAGCTGATGTCGCTGGAGCGTCGGCCGCTGGTCGCATTGCAGCAGAAGACGAATGCCACGCAGACGAGTATCTCGTCGTTCGGCAATCTGAAGAGCGCGATCTCGTCTTTCCAGGACAAGATGCAGGAACTCGGCTCGCTGGATGCATTTCGCAAGTTCGCGGTGACCTCTTCGAACGAGGAGGCGTTGACGGCGAGTGCCGACGGCGATGCGGCCGCAGGCATCTACAGCATCGACGTTCTCCGCCTCGCGCAGAACCACAAGCAGGGTTCCAACGAACTCAACGAGACGGCGACCGTCGGCGGTGGCGCCGGCGATTCGCTGACGCTCACCGTCGGCACCGGCTCCTCGACGATCGACCTGTCGAGTGCACGTACATTGACCAGCTTGCGCGACGCCATCAACTCGGCGGCCGACAATCCGGGCGTGACGGCGACCATCCTGAACACCGGCAACGGCAATCAGCGGTTGATCGTGACGGCCGATGAGTCCGGCTACGACGGGCGGGTCCAGCTGTCTTACAGCAGTTCGGCGATCGAGACGGCACTCGGTTTTGCGACCACCAACCGCGACGAACTGGGTGATCCGATCGGCGATCTGGCACAACTCGACGCCGCGTACCGGGTTGACGGTTTCGACCTCACCGCATCCAGCAACCGGGTCAGCGATGCCATCGATGGCCTGACGCTGGAGCTCAAGGGCATCGGTTCGAGCACGCTGGCGCTCGAGCGTGACAACGAGGCGATCGAGGAATCGGCAAAGTCGTTCGTCGAGGCCTACAACGCGTTGCTGGATACGATCAACGATCTGCGCGGCGACGAACTCGCCGGAGATTCGCTGCTGCCGGGTATCGCACGCGCGCTGCGTGGGGTGTTGAACACCGCCCCGGTTGGATTGAGCGGGGAATTCTCGGCGCTGTCGCAGGTGGGTATCCGCACCAATGCGCAGAGTGGTCGGCTGGAGATCGACAGCGATGATTTTGCGGATGCGCTGGACAACGATTTTTCCGCGGTCGCCCAGTTGTTTGCCAACGACGACCAGGGGTTCGCATTCCGTTTCGACGCGATGGCGGATTACTACCTCGGTACCGACAGTCCGATCGACAGTCGCGTCGATGGGCTGAACGCCCGGGTGCGCCGCCTCGGCAACGAAGAATCGTCGCTCGAGTTCCGACTCGAACGCAAAGAGGCCGCGTTGCGCGCGCAGTACGCTTCGCTCGACAGCCTCATCGGCGGACTGCAGTCGACCAGCACCTTCCTGCTGCAGAATTTCTTCACTTGA
- a CDS encoding flagellar protein FliT: MNLSRHRLLDDALDMSRRMATLGDAGDWDAVIALEPERRMLLEKAFATHAPADEFVASRVREILDLDKRLMARSVEARDRIAAELGRSNQGRRATSAYHAVRG, from the coding sequence ATGAACCTCTCACGGCATCGCCTGCTGGACGACGCGCTCGACATGAGCCGGCGGATGGCCACGCTTGGCGATGCGGGTGACTGGGATGCGGTGATTGCGCTCGAGCCCGAGCGCCGCATGTTGCTCGAAAAGGCATTCGCGACGCACGCGCCGGCGGATGAGTTTGTCGCCTCACGGGTGCGTGAAATCCTCGATCTGGACAAGCGGCTGATGGCGCGAAGCGTAGAGGCGCGCGACCGGATTGCCGCCGAATTGGGACGCAGCAACCAGGGTCGCCGCGCTACCAGCGCCTACCACGCCGTGCGCGGTTAG
- the ccsA gene encoding cytochrome c biogenesis protein CcsA, protein MNESLFAYSSAALYFASGLSTGLRLFATADGPRPPRSLGLLLGFAGLLLHGLLLYHELFTAHGLNLSFFNAVSLAAWTVAALLLVSSLSKPVENLGILALPLAAITVLLDLRFPGSHLLGEHAGIELRLHVLTSMLAYSLLTLASAQAILLAIQDTHLRHHHPGGFIRALPPLQTMESLLFEMITLGFVLLSIALATGFLYLEDMFAQHLVHKTVLSIVAWMTFATLLWGRYRFGWRGRKAIRWTLVGFAVLMLAYFGSKAVIELILRR, encoded by the coding sequence ATGAACGAATCCCTGTTCGCATACTCGTCTGCAGCGCTGTATTTCGCCAGCGGCCTGAGCACCGGTCTGCGCCTGTTCGCCACCGCGGACGGTCCACGACCGCCGCGCAGCCTGGGTCTGTTGCTGGGTTTCGCCGGCCTGCTGCTGCACGGTCTGTTGCTCTACCACGAGTTGTTCACCGCACACGGCCTGAACCTCAGTTTCTTCAACGCGGTGTCGCTGGCTGCCTGGACGGTTGCCGCGCTGTTGCTGGTGTCGTCACTCAGCAAACCGGTCGAAAATCTCGGCATTTTGGCGCTGCCGCTGGCCGCGATCACGGTGCTGCTCGATCTGCGATTCCCCGGCAGCCATCTGCTCGGCGAACACGCGGGCATCGAACTGAGGCTGCACGTGCTGACCTCGATGCTGGCCTACAGCCTGCTGACGCTGGCCAGCGCGCAGGCCATCCTGCTCGCGATCCAGGACACCCATCTCCGGCACCACCACCCGGGTGGCTTCATCCGTGCGCTGCCACCGCTGCAGACCATGGAATCGCTGCTGTTCGAGATGATCACGCTCGGGTTCGTGCTGCTCAGCATCGCGCTGGCGACCGGTTTTCTGTATCTGGAGGACATGTTTGCCCAGCACCTGGTGCACAAGACGGTGCTGTCGATCGTTGCCTGGATGACGTTCGCGACCCTGCTGTGGGGCCGCTATCGCTTCGGATGGCGGGGACGCAAGGCTATCCGCTGGACGCTGGTCGGATTTGCGGTGTTGATGCTCGCCTACTTCGGCAGCAAGGCGGTGATCGAACTGATCCTGCGGCGCTAA
- the rpsP gene encoding 30S ribosomal protein S16 has product MVSIRLSRSGAKKRPYYHLVAADSRRARGGRYIERLGFYNPIAVEGEEGLRIDLGRVDHWVSVGAQLSDRARKLVESYRQTVQS; this is encoded by the coding sequence ATGGTATCGATTCGACTTTCCAGATCGGGTGCGAAGAAGCGTCCCTACTACCATCTCGTCGCCGCTGACTCGCGCCGCGCACGTGGCGGCCGCTATATCGAGCGCCTGGGTTTCTACAACCCGATCGCAGTGGAAGGTGAAGAGGGCCTGCGCATCGATCTCGGCCGCGTCGACCATTGGGTGTCGGTCGGTGCGCAGTTGAGCGATCGTGCGCGCAAGCTTGTCGAAAGCTACCGCCAGACGGTACAGAGCTGA
- the rimM gene encoding ribosome maturation factor RimM: MRAEGDEQRFVTLGRITGAHGIKGWVKVLSETSPRANIVQYSPWYLVRGGRHEEWKVQDGRMQGKSVVAKLTGCNDRDMAEGLAGLEIRIRRDQLPPATEPGEFYWADLVGLRVQTLDGVELGRIQRLFETGANDVIVVDGDRERLIPYLWEQVVREVDLQQGVMRVDWDPDF, from the coding sequence ATCAGAGCCGAGGGTGACGAGCAGCGTTTCGTCACCCTCGGTCGCATTACCGGGGCGCATGGTATCAAGGGTTGGGTGAAAGTCCTGTCGGAGACCAGCCCCCGCGCGAACATCGTGCAGTATTCCCCGTGGTACCTCGTGCGAGGGGGGAGGCACGAGGAATGGAAGGTCCAGGACGGGCGCATGCAGGGCAAGTCGGTGGTCGCGAAGCTGACCGGCTGCAACGATCGCGACATGGCCGAGGGCCTCGCCGGACTCGAGATCAGGATCCGGCGTGATCAGCTGCCACCGGCCACCGAACCGGGCGAATTCTACTGGGCCGATCTGGTCGGCCTGCGGGTGCAGACCCTCGACGGGGTCGAGCTGGGCCGAATCCAGCGGTTGTTCGAGACCGGCGCCAACGACGTGATCGTCGTCGACGGTGATCGCGAACGCCTGATCCCCTACCTCTGGGAGCAGGTCGTGCGCGAAGTGGACCTGCAGCAGGGCGTGATGCGGGTCGATTGGGACCCGGATTTCTAG
- a CDS encoding flagellar protein FlaG — MIEDSGTIKAVLPATAQNSPTALRRPTEADVAKNAVRQPVETQAEKEQPQPLENVVQELNHLVRELHRELHFTVDNESGDTVIKVVDRETDEVVRQIPSEEVMRLRERLQEAAGVIFRDSA; from the coding sequence ATGATCGAAGATTCCGGGACGATCAAGGCGGTGCTGCCAGCGACAGCGCAGAACAGTCCCACTGCGCTGCGGCGGCCGACAGAGGCTGACGTGGCGAAGAATGCCGTGCGCCAGCCGGTCGAAACCCAGGCCGAAAAGGAACAGCCGCAGCCCCTGGAGAATGTCGTTCAGGAGCTGAATCACCTGGTACGTGAATTGCATCGTGAATTGCACTTTACCGTCGACAACGAGAGCGGAGACACCGTGATCAAGGTGGTGGACCGCGAGACCGACGAAGTGGTGCGGCAGATTCCGAGTGAAGAGGTGATGCGCCTGCGCGAACGTCTTCAGGAAGCGGCCGGTGTGATATTCCGCGATTCGGCCTGA
- the ffh gene encoding signal recognition particle protein: MFASLSDRLGGVLQKVRGQGRISEENIRETLREVRMALLEADVALPVVKDFVEQVRVQALGEEVLRSLTPGQVLIKIVNDELVRVMGEANERLNLAAQPPAVILMAGLQGSGKTTSVAKLARLLRERERKKVMVVSADVYRPAAIDQLETLAAEVEAEFLPSSPDQKPLVIARNALSAARRGYFDVLIVDTAGRLHVDGEMMEEIRALHEELDPVETLFVVDAMTGQDAANTARAFNEALPLTGVVLTKTDGDARGGAALSIRQITGKPIKFLGVGEKTTALEPFHPERVASRILGMGDVLSLVEEVTAKVDQEKAAKLAKKIHKGEGFDLGDFKEQMEQMSNMGGMAGLLDKLPGMGQVPDAVKAQVGDKEIKRLIAIVNSMTPQERAFPAVIKGSRKKRIAAGSGTQVQDVNKLLKQFAQMQKVMKKMKGGGLSKMMRGMKGKMPGGFPGGGLPF, from the coding sequence ATGTTTGCCAGCCTCTCCGACCGCCTCGGCGGCGTATTGCAAAAAGTTCGCGGCCAGGGTCGGATCAGCGAAGAGAATATCCGCGAGACGCTGCGCGAGGTGCGCATGGCGCTGCTCGAGGCGGATGTCGCGCTGCCCGTGGTCAAGGATTTTGTCGAGCAGGTGCGCGTGCAGGCGCTCGGCGAAGAGGTGCTGCGTAGCCTGACCCCCGGCCAGGTCCTGATCAAGATCGTCAACGATGAGTTGGTCCGCGTCATGGGCGAGGCCAACGAGCGACTGAACCTAGCGGCACAGCCGCCCGCGGTCATCCTGATGGCGGGCCTGCAGGGCTCGGGGAAGACGACCAGTGTCGCCAAGCTGGCCCGCCTGCTGCGCGAACGTGAACGCAAGAAGGTCATGGTGGTCAGCGCCGACGTCTACCGTCCGGCAGCGATTGATCAGCTGGAGACGCTGGCCGCCGAGGTCGAGGCCGAGTTTCTGCCGTCGTCACCGGACCAAAAGCCGCTCGTGATCGCGCGCAACGCACTCTCGGCGGCGCGGCGGGGCTATTTCGATGTGCTGATCGTGGATACCGCCGGGCGCCTGCACGTCGATGGCGAGATGATGGAGGAGATCCGCGCGCTGCACGAGGAGCTCGATCCGGTCGAGACCCTGTTCGTGGTCGACGCGATGACCGGCCAGGATGCGGCCAACACGGCGCGCGCGTTCAACGAGGCATTGCCGCTCACCGGTGTCGTTTTGACCAAGACCGACGGCGACGCCCGTGGCGGCGCCGCGCTGTCGATCCGGCAGATCACCGGCAAGCCGATCAAGTTCCTCGGCGTCGGCGAAAAAACCACCGCCCTGGAACCGTTTCATCCGGAGCGTGTCGCGTCGCGCATCCTCGGTATGGGCGACGTGTTGTCGCTGGTCGAGGAGGTCACCGCCAAGGTCGACCAGGAGAAGGCCGCGAAGCTCGCCAAGAAGATCCACAAGGGCGAGGGCTTCGACCTTGGCGACTTCAAGGAGCAGATGGAACAGATGTCGAACATGGGCGGCATGGCAGGCCTCCTGGACAAGCTGCCCGGGATGGGCCAAGTGCCGGATGCGGTCAAGGCCCAGGTCGGTGACAAGGAGATCAAGCGCCTGATCGCGATCGTCAACTCGATGACGCCTCAAGAGCGCGCCTTTCCGGCCGTCATAAAGGGATCGCGCAAGAAACGCATTGCCGCCGGGTCGGGTACCCAGGTACAGGATGTGAACAAGCTGCTCAAGCAGTTTGCGCAGATGCAGAAGGTGATGAAGAAAATGAAGGGAGGCGGTTTGTCGAAAATGATGCGTGGCATGAAGGGCAAGATGCCCGGTGGATTTCCCGGTGGCGGCCTGCCGTTCTGA
- the trmD gene encoding tRNA (guanosine(37)-N1)-methyltransferase TrmD, whose product MRFDVVSLFPEMFDALRVGVTGRALQRGQVELVIWNPRDYADDPHRTVDDRPYGGGPGMVMMVEPLRRAIRDARAAAPDSAVVYLSPQGRRLDQAAVRGLAARPGLVLLAGRYEGVDERLIETEVDEEWSIGDYVLSGGELPAMVLMDALIRLQPGVLGHADSAEQDSYVDGLLDCPHYTRPETIDGRAVPEVLTSGNHASIRRWRLQQALGRTWLRRPDLLEGRALSGEEQELLDEFIRARVGT is encoded by the coding sequence GTGCGTTTCGACGTGGTCAGCCTGTTCCCCGAGATGTTCGACGCATTACGGGTCGGCGTGACCGGCCGCGCGTTGCAACGTGGCCAGGTCGAACTGGTGATATGGAACCCGCGCGACTACGCGGACGACCCGCACCGGACAGTCGATGACCGCCCCTATGGCGGCGGTCCCGGCATGGTGATGATGGTCGAACCGTTGCGCCGCGCGATTCGCGACGCCAGGGCGGCGGCCCCGGACAGCGCGGTGGTCTACCTGAGCCCGCAGGGCCGACGTCTGGATCAGGCGGCCGTGCGCGGGTTGGCCGCACGACCGGGACTGGTCCTGCTGGCCGGGCGCTACGAGGGCGTCGACGAGCGCCTGATCGAGACCGAGGTCGACGAGGAGTGGTCGATCGGCGACTACGTGCTGTCCGGTGGCGAACTGCCGGCGATGGTGTTGATGGATGCGTTGATTCGGTTGCAGCCGGGGGTGCTCGGTCACGCCGACTCGGCGGAACAGGACTCGTACGTGGACGGCCTGTTGGACTGTCCGCATTACACGCGGCCTGAGACGATCGATGGGCGCGCGGTGCCGGAGGTGTTGACCTCGGGCAATCACGCGTCGATCCGCCGCTGGCGGCTGCAGCAGGCGCTCGGACGCACCTGGCTGCGCAGACCGGACCTCCTCGAGGGCCGTGCGCTGAGCGGCGAAGAACAGGAATTACTTGATGAATTTATCCGTGCCCGGGTGGGCACCTGA
- a CDS encoding PEP-CTERM sorting domain-containing protein yields the protein MKNSNLIRSLVAACAMVGWSSQAAAVFIDFETDAGGAAITPEVSLLNQYASLGVVFSALEDGQSVDPTIQSPDVFFGEPAFSGNNFADNQIAGFGPSDSTNRADVFIMSFASAVSGVSFYVDPNGGADPTFNAYDSADNLLETIVVSTNGWNQITFASTNISRIEGIQPTDTWNYGIDDLAFTINEVPVPATIALLGLGLAGIGYRRRKQLEAA from the coding sequence ATGAAGAATTCTAATCTGATCAGATCTTTGGTCGCAGCGTGCGCCATGGTGGGTTGGTCGTCGCAAGCGGCTGCCGTGTTCATCGACTTCGAAACGGATGCCGGTGGTGCTGCGATAACGCCAGAGGTCTCTCTGCTGAATCAATATGCCAGCCTCGGCGTTGTTTTTTCCGCCTTGGAAGACGGTCAGTCGGTCGACCCGACTATCCAAAGTCCCGATGTGTTCTTCGGTGAGCCTGCATTCTCGGGCAACAACTTTGCGGATAACCAGATCGCGGGTTTCGGTCCATCCGACTCTACCAACCGCGCCGACGTGTTCATCATGTCGTTTGCAAGTGCGGTGTCCGGTGTCAGCTTCTACGTCGATCCGAATGGCGGCGCAGACCCGACGTTCAATGCCTACGACTCCGCCGACAACCTTCTCGAAACCATTGTTGTCTCTACAAACGGTTGGAATCAGATCACCTTCGCTTCTACGAATATTTCGCGGATCGAAGGCATTCAACCCACGGATACCTGGAACTACGGCATTGACGATCTGGCATTCACGATAAACGAAGTGCCTGTCCCCGCGACTATTGCGTTGCTCGGTCTGGGCCTGGCGGGAATCGGATACCGTAGGCGCAAACAGCTCGAGGCTGCATAA
- a CDS encoding flagellin FliC, giving the protein MAQVINTNIFSINSQRALMNSQSSMQTSLERLSSGLRINHAKDDAAGLAISERLTAQIRGLNQAQRNANDGISLVQTADGAMDEISNSLQRMRELAVQASTGTVNASDKASLNAEFTQLRTSISNIVSRTSFNNVNLLDGSTASVSIQTGHKAGETSTVTLEDMSAVNTALSSLDLTSDASAAITSLDTQLNTVSSGRADLGALQSSLESTVRNLANVSENLQAARSRVRDADFAAETANLTRSQILQQAGAAMLAQANALPQNVLSLLR; this is encoded by the coding sequence ATGGCACAGGTCATCAACACCAATATCTTCTCCATCAACTCGCAGCGCGCGCTGATGAACTCGCAGTCGAGCATGCAGACCTCGTTGGAGCGTCTGTCGTCCGGTCTGCGTATCAACCATGCGAAAGACGACGCCGCCGGCCTGGCGATCTCCGAGCGCCTGACCGCGCAGATCCGGGGTCTCAACCAGGCGCAGCGTAACGCCAACGACGGCATCTCGCTGGTGCAGACTGCCGACGGCGCGATGGACGAGATCTCGAACTCGTTGCAGCGTATGCGCGAGCTGGCCGTTCAGGCCTCGACCGGTACCGTCAACGCGTCCGACAAGGCCTCGCTGAACGCTGAATTCACCCAGCTGCGTACCTCGATCAGCAACATCGTCAGCCGTACGTCGTTCAACAACGTCAACCTGCTCGACGGCAGCACCGCATCGGTCTCGATCCAGACCGGGCACAAGGCCGGCGAGACCTCGACCGTGACCCTGGAAGACATGAGTGCCGTCAACACTGCGCTCTCCAGCCTCGACCTGACCTCGGATGCGAGCGCAGCGATCACCTCGCTGGATACCCAGCTGAATACGGTCAGCTCGGGTCGTGCCGACCTCGGTGCCCTGCAGAGTAGCCTCGAGTCGACGGTGCGCAACCTGGCGAACGTCTCTGAGAACCTGCAGGCCGCCCGGTCGCGAGTGCGTGATGCCGACTTCGCGGCAGAGACGGCCAACCTGACCCGTTCGCAGATCCTGCAGCAGGCGGGTGCGGCGATGCTGGCCCAGGCCAATGCGCTGCCGCAGAACGTCCTGTCGCTGCTGCGTTAA
- the fliS gene encoding flagellar export chaperone FliS, whose protein sequence is MSYGKKRSGIAQYGKVAAESEVAYANPHRLVQMLMEGVLDKVATAKGCIERNDLAGKSRQISWAMSIVNGLRSSLDMETGGEIAVNLDDLYAYMTRRLIDASAQNDAAALSEVIDLMLEIKGAWDAMPESVRGNGGGKFATDQQAG, encoded by the coding sequence ATGAGCTACGGCAAGAAACGTTCTGGAATCGCTCAGTACGGCAAGGTTGCCGCCGAGTCCGAAGTCGCCTATGCCAACCCGCATCGCCTGGTGCAGATGTTGATGGAAGGCGTGCTGGACAAGGTGGCGACCGCCAAGGGCTGCATCGAGCGGAACGACCTTGCCGGCAAGAGCCGCCAGATCTCGTGGGCGATGTCCATCGTCAATGGTCTGCGCAGCAGCCTCGACATGGAGACGGGGGGCGAGATCGCGGTCAATCTGGACGACCTGTACGCCTACATGACGCGCCGTCTGATCGATGCCTCTGCGCAGAACGATGCCGCGGCACTCAGTGAGGTCATCGACCTGATGCTCGAGATCAAGGGTGCCTGGGATGCGATGCCGGAAAGCGTTCGCGGCAACGGTGGCGGAAAGTTCGCCACGGACCAGCAGGCGGGTTGA